A window of the Schlesneria paludicola DSM 18645 genome harbors these coding sequences:
- a CDS encoding MFS transporter — MYLNEPQPIFVSLPDVSSAESNSVSLDREESEEIVSSVRVLNRLVPPITSKWTAISPPSEVLKRDLQLSVVDGSANGVTVGIGETFLPAFVLAIGMGEVFAALIAAVPQLLGSLLQLISPDAIRILGSHKRWVVLCATLQAASLFPLIVASWAGTISPAAVLVIASLYWATSLGGGPAWNTWQGTIIPRHIRPKFFARRAKLVQIMTLAGFLMGGFALKAGQMYGAEVRVFSALFATALICRVISAACLALQSEPYPIPQDMRFLTLGEQWHHFSRGASGRLLVFAVAMQVGVFISGPFFVPYMLKELHYEYHHYALLIGSSFLAKFVTLPWWGRVAHRMGAHRLLWIGGLGLTPLAIGWDVSSNYYWLLVLQLLAGTAWAAYELALVLLFFETIPEAERTSLLTLYNVANSLALAIGSVIGASILNGLGVSANSYLWVFAASSVCRGLALFLLKRVPATSAEQAAVA; from the coding sequence GTGTATTTGAATGAACCTCAACCGATTTTTGTGTCTCTGCCTGACGTGTCGTCGGCCGAATCGAATTCGGTGAGTCTTGATCGAGAAGAGAGCGAGGAAATTGTGTCGTCCGTGCGGGTTTTGAATCGGTTGGTCCCTCCCATTACTTCGAAGTGGACCGCGATTTCGCCACCCAGTGAAGTGCTCAAACGTGACCTGCAACTCAGTGTCGTCGATGGCTCCGCGAATGGTGTGACGGTCGGTATTGGCGAAACATTTCTTCCTGCCTTCGTGCTGGCGATCGGCATGGGCGAGGTGTTTGCGGCATTGATTGCTGCTGTTCCTCAGCTGCTGGGAAGTCTATTGCAGTTGATTTCGCCGGATGCGATCCGGATTCTTGGGTCTCACAAACGCTGGGTGGTGTTGTGTGCGACACTGCAAGCCGCCTCGCTGTTTCCGCTCATCGTGGCATCTTGGGCGGGAACGATCTCACCCGCGGCGGTGTTGGTGATTGCGTCGCTCTACTGGGCGACAAGTCTGGGTGGTGGCCCTGCGTGGAATACGTGGCAAGGGACAATCATCCCTCGGCATATCAGGCCCAAATTCTTCGCCCGTCGCGCCAAGTTGGTCCAGATCATGACCTTGGCCGGGTTCTTGATGGGCGGATTCGCGCTCAAAGCGGGGCAGATGTATGGAGCCGAAGTACGTGTGTTTTCGGCACTCTTTGCGACGGCTCTCATTTGCCGTGTGATTTCTGCAGCCTGTCTGGCTCTGCAAAGCGAGCCCTATCCGATCCCGCAAGACATGCGATTCCTAACTCTCGGCGAACAGTGGCATCATTTTTCGCGCGGGGCGTCGGGGCGACTGCTGGTGTTCGCAGTCGCCATGCAGGTGGGGGTCTTTATTTCGGGGCCCTTCTTTGTGCCGTATATGCTCAAAGAATTGCATTACGAGTACCACCACTATGCCTTGTTGATTGGTTCCTCGTTTCTTGCCAAATTTGTGACACTGCCCTGGTGGGGACGAGTGGCTCATCGAATGGGGGCTCATCGGCTGCTCTGGATTGGTGGGCTGGGGCTGACACCTTTGGCAATTGGTTGGGACGTTAGCTCAAACTACTACTGGCTGCTGGTGTTACAGCTTTTGGCGGGGACCGCTTGGGCCGCGTACGAGCTGGCGCTGGTGTTACTGTTCTTCGAAACCATTCCCGAAGCCGAACGAACCAGTCTGTTGACGTTGTACAACGTCGCCAACAGTTTGGCCCTTGCGATCGGCTCCGTGATTGGTGCCAGCATTCTCAACGGGTTGGGGGTTTCGGCGAATTCTTATCTGTGGGTCTTCGCGGCCTCCTCCGTGTGCCGTGGTTTGGCGCTGTTCCTTTTAAAACGAGTGCCCGCGACGTCGGCCGAGCAGGCGGCAGTCGCGTAA
- a CDS encoding c-type cytochrome: MSQVSPAAEMASARRGFEFLRTHEYLPPDFDDDVFDELWTVWPEQDRKAAESADPSTRRRLTFSYYGLITAPDDLDGKKPAFGYVAADRGNWVMNCLACHGGKVAGRVIPGLPNSHTALQTLAEDVRTVKIKQGKALAHLDLGSLQMPLSTTNGTTNSVVFGIVLGAYRNPDMTVDLQRPFPQLVHHDMDAPPYWNVKKKTSLYADGFSPKTARPLMQFILLPRVTPAQLTEWEPEFADMLAWIESLEAPKYPFEINRELASRGEPIFTKNCARCHGTYGASGVYHQQTIDIDEVQTDRLRLSSLSPEHRSWMKKGWMSRFGEDPVETNPVGYVAPPLDGIWASGPYFHNGSVPTLWHLMHPETRPKVWKRTEDGYDEQRVGLEISTFDEIPRTAKSPAERRRYFDTRLPGKSSAGHLFPQTLTESEKEAVLEYLKTL, translated from the coding sequence ATGTCGCAGGTGTCGCCTGCCGCGGAAATGGCGTCGGCCCGGCGAGGATTCGAGTTCCTTCGAACTCATGAATATCTGCCACCGGACTTCGACGACGACGTCTTTGACGAACTGTGGACTGTCTGGCCCGAGCAAGACCGCAAAGCGGCGGAATCCGCCGACCCCAGCACCCGACGACGACTGACCTTTTCCTACTACGGACTGATCACGGCGCCCGACGATCTTGATGGAAAAAAACCGGCGTTTGGATATGTTGCGGCCGATCGCGGCAACTGGGTCATGAACTGCCTGGCATGTCACGGCGGAAAAGTCGCCGGACGAGTCATTCCAGGACTTCCCAATTCACACACCGCGCTGCAGACGCTGGCGGAAGATGTGCGGACAGTCAAAATTAAACAGGGCAAAGCACTCGCTCATTTGGACTTGGGCTCGTTGCAAATGCCGCTCAGCACCACAAATGGAACAACTAATTCGGTTGTGTTTGGAATTGTCCTGGGTGCCTATCGCAATCCCGACATGACAGTCGATCTCCAGCGCCCGTTCCCACAACTCGTCCACCACGACATGGACGCACCTCCCTATTGGAACGTGAAAAAGAAAACATCACTTTACGCCGATGGCTTTTCGCCCAAAACGGCGCGCCCGCTGATGCAATTCATTTTGCTACCGCGCGTGACTCCGGCTCAGCTGACCGAGTGGGAGCCCGAATTCGCAGACATGCTCGCCTGGATTGAATCGCTCGAAGCTCCCAAGTATCCCTTTGAGATCAATCGAGAACTTGCATCACGCGGCGAACCAATCTTCACCAAGAACTGCGCCAGGTGCCACGGAACATATGGCGCAAGCGGTGTTTATCATCAGCAGACGATCGACATTGATGAAGTTCAAACAGACCGATTGCGCCTGTCGTCCCTCTCGCCAGAACACCGTTCCTGGATGAAAAAAGGCTGGATGAGCCGCTTCGGCGAGGACCCCGTCGAGACGAACCCGGTTGGATACGTCGCACCACCGCTCGACGGAATTTGGGCCAGCGGACCGTATTTCCACAACGGATCGGTTCCCACTCTGTGGCACCTGATGCACCCGGAAACTCGTCCCAAGGTTTGGAAACGGACAGAAGACGGATACGACGAACAACGTGTCGGCCTGGAAATCAGCACCTTCGACGAAATTCCGCGGACGGCCAAATCCCCCGCAGAACGTCGCCGCTATTTCGACACACGCCTGCCAGGAAAAAGTTCCGCTGGCCATTTGTTTCCGCAAACCTTGACCGAGTCCGAGAAAGAAGCGGTCTTGGAATATCTGAAAACCTTGTGA
- the rplM gene encoding 50S ribosomal protein L13, producing MKAADRGPGGNHQPKWYVVDADGMTVGRLATRLATILMGKHRPDYTPHVDTGDYVIVVNADKVRFSGGRMAHDEFPYFTTKMAKKSYVWFTGWPSGQRTIPAIDLWAKNPTEILTLAVKRMLPKNALAAHMLAKLKLFKGPDHTHQAQQPEPLPAHLAPK from the coding sequence TTGAAGGCGGCCGATCGCGGTCCCGGCGGAAATCATCAGCCAAAGTGGTATGTCGTCGACGCAGACGGAATGACCGTTGGTCGTTTGGCGACGCGGTTGGCAACAATCCTGATGGGTAAACACCGTCCGGACTACACCCCGCATGTGGACACTGGCGATTACGTCATCGTGGTCAACGCCGACAAAGTTCGCTTCAGCGGCGGCCGCATGGCTCACGATGAATTCCCCTACTTCACCACAAAGATGGCAAAAAAGAGCTATGTGTGGTTTACGGGATGGCCTAGTGGACAACGAACCATTCCTGCGATTGACCTTTGGGCCAAGAACCCAACGGAAATCCTGACGTTGGCCGTCAAGCGAATGCTGCCCAAGAACGCGTTGGCAGCGCACATGCTTGCCAAGCTCAAATTGTTCAAGGGCCCAGATCACACACATCAGGCTCAGCAGCCAGAACCGCTGCCAGCGCACTTGGCACCGAAGTAA
- the rpsI gene encoding 30S ribosomal protein S9, whose product MGTGRRKTSVARVRLKAGNGATSINGRPLQEYFNNIRDLQMIEAPLRATEKLGQVDLWVRVSGGGTTGQTGAIVMGIARALEALNPTFHSLLSENGYLTRDSRMVERKKYGFKKARRSPQFSKR is encoded by the coding sequence ATCGGCACCGGACGACGCAAGACGTCTGTCGCTCGCGTCCGCCTTAAGGCTGGAAACGGCGCCACCTCGATCAATGGCCGCCCGCTGCAGGAATACTTCAATAACATCCGCGATCTGCAGATGATTGAAGCACCGCTGCGAGCCACCGAAAAGCTTGGTCAAGTTGATTTGTGGGTGCGAGTCAGCGGTGGCGGCACCACTGGACAGACCGGTGCGATTGTCATGGGTATTGCCCGTGCTCTTGAAGCCCTTAACCCCACGTTTCATAGCTTGCTGAGCGAAAACGGCTACCTCACGCGAGACAGCCGAATGGTCGAACGCAAGAAATACGGCTTCAAGAAAGCCCGCCGAAGCCCGCAGTTCTCGAAACGCTGA